The Spirosoma sp. SC4-14 DNA window TTGTTCCAAAAAATCCGTATTACTTTCATCTTTATCCTATAAATAAGTCCTTTGTAGTGACAAACATCAATCATCGCACGTGTTTCGCAAACGACTTATTCTGATAATTGCCTCTATTAGCGTGTTTTTTGAAGCCCTCGACATTGCCATTGTTAACCTAACGATGCCCATGATTCAGCATACGTTTGAGTTGACAACCAATCAGGTTCAATGGCTTCAGACGCTGTATGTGCTCTTATATGGTGGCCTTCTGATTTTGGGTGGACGGCTCGCCGATACGTTTGGTCGTAAACGCACTTTCTTAATAGCCTCTTCTCTGTTTCTGCTGACATCGTTCGGCGCTGGCCTGGCCGGTTCGTTTGGCTGGCTGGTAGGCTTTCGGAGTCTACAGGGAGTGGCAGCGGCTTTATTGATGCCTTCGGCCATTTCGATTGTCACGAATACCTTCACCGACACGGCCAGCCGTAGCCGAGCCATTGGCATTGTCAGTGCTTTTGCGGCCATTGGCTCCGGAAGCGGGCTATCGGTAGGCGGGCTGGTTGCCAGTGAATATGGCTGGCAGTGGGTATTTTTCATGAATGTCCCCGTTATTTTACTAACGCTGTTGCTTGGATACCGCTACATTCCGGCTGATGAACCACAGCACGAATCGATACCCGACATTAGCCTGGGGCTGCTTCTTTCAATAACCATCACGGCACTCTCCTATCTGGTTCATGAGTTAGGGCAATGGCACACAAAATTCATAGAATTAACCCTGTTGGCTCTTTTGATAGCAGGCGGAATCGTATTGTTCGTAAAACGAAATGCCCGACAGGCTGAGCCTCTTGTCAATTTTACCATCCTGAAACCGTCGTTGCCTTCTGTTGGTGTCTTTGTTTGTCTGGGGGCGTCCTTCACCGGCTATCTGTTCCTGATTTCATTGCTACTCCAAAGTGATCAACACAAAAGTGCCATGCAGGCCGGTATACTATTGTTCCCGTTTAGCATTTTATCGGCCATTACGGGCAAAGTACTCTTACCAATTCTGTTGAAACGTTTTACTATTGTGCAGATAGCCCTGATGGGTATGGCCTCGCTAACGATCAGTGCACTGCTTCTGCTTTATCATATCCAGTCAGTCCCCGGCAATCAGCTCCCCTTGCTGCTATCGATGGCCTGCGCTAACGGAATAGGCATTGCTTTAGCCTACTCGGGTCTGACGGTGCTCTCCATGCAACAGATCGACGAAGCGTATCACGGGCTGGCATCGGGTGTAGCCACAACCGCTTATTTTTTTGGGGGCGGATTAGGCTTATCGGGTTTGTCACTGTTTCTTGGCAATGATGCCAGCACTGATTTAATTGTTGGCACAAAACCGCTTTCAGTGCTGGCAATTTATGCCGGTGTAGGTGTGCTGATTCTGATCATATATGCTATTCGCGCTGGAAAAGTTCGGCGATCGCCCGTGTTACAAACGGAGCAGCAGTAGGCCCGGGAAGCATTTTTTGGAACACGGATAGTACGGATTGGACAGATTTTCACGGATAAAATGAATCAAATCTGCCCTATTGCACCCGCCATCAAAATTGCTAACGCAACCAGCTCTTAGCTTGGCTATTAGTTCCCTTCCTTAAAAAACACCCGCTTTACGCGCTCGCTAACCCCGGTCAAAATCTCATACGGAATACTACCGATCTGCTGCGCCAGTTCAGTAATTGGGATGTCATTACCGAAAATAATGACATCATCCCCTTCGGCGGCCGTTGCCTGTGTCACATCGATCATGGTCATATCCATGCAAATATTCCCCACTGTTGGGCAACGGGTTCCGTTTACCCATACATGGCCAACCCCATTTCCGAGCCGACGGTCGTATCCATCGGCATAACCAATGGCCAATGTTGCTATGCGGGCTTCATGGTTGAGCACCCCCCGACGGCTGTACCCAATTGATTCTCCTGCCGGAACGGTTTTGATCTGGCTGATAACCGTATGGAGCGTACCCACGGGCCGAACGGCATTTTTATCAATCTGGCTCGACTCAACTCCATAAAGACCAATCCCTAAACGCACCATATCGAGTCGAAATTCAGGAAAGCGAACAATACCCGCCGAGTTCAGCACATGGCGCAAAGGCTGGTAGCCCAGGCCAGCCTCCAGTGTTGCCGTTGCCCGCAGAAAGGTTTCATATTGCTGTTTCGAAAACGCATTGAACTGAGCTTCATCGGCTCCCACCAAATGGGTAAATACCGTTGCTACCTGAAGCTCAGGCTGGCTTCTCAGATAGTCTACAACAGCAGGAATCTCATGTTCCAGAAAACCCAGCCGATGCATACCCGTATCGATTTTGAGGTGGCACTTCGTAGCGGGGATGGCAGGGAGAGCAATGGACAAAACCCGGCCATCCCCGTTCCCCGCCATCCCCGCATTAATCCCCGCCACAAAGTGCCCCCACTCGCGCAGAAGCCTCATACTATAGATTTCGGGCTCAAGCTGATAGTCGAGCAGAGTAGGAAACGTTTCGGGAGACGGGTTCATGACCATAATGGGCAAATCGATACCCTGCTGCCGAAGCGAAACGCCCTCATCGGCATAGGCCACAGCCAGATAATCGACCCGGTGAAATTGCAGCAACTGAGCTACCTCGGCACTCCCACTACCGTAGGCAAAGGCTTTCACCATGACCATCAGTTTGATTTCAGACCCAACTTTTTCCCGGTAATAGTTCAAATTATGCGTCAGCGCATCAAGATTGATTTCAAGAACAGTACCATGCACTTTTCGTTGCAGCCGGTTTACGATTCGCTCAAACGAAAAAGGACGGGCACCTTTTACCAGTATATCGCTACTATGCACACGACTGGCTGAGAATGTCGTTAAAAACTCATCTGTAGTCTCGAAAAACAAACTAGTATCGGCAAAAAAATGCCTATTCCGGCTGATGACAGGGCCAATCCCAATAAACTGGTCGATACTATTGGCGCGCATCATACCGGCAACCTGCTCATAGAGTTCACCTTCCGGCTGACCCGACTGCAACACATCCGACAGAATGACCATTCGATGATCGCGGGTGCTTTGCTGGCTTAAAAAACTGAGTGCCAGTTGTAAACCCGCTACATCGTTGTTATACGAATCATCAATCAGCACCGAGTTGTTGATACCTTCCTTCAGTTCCAGCCGCATCGAAACAGGTCGCAACCGGTTCAAGCGTGTCTGTAGCGTTTCGGCGTCATAAGCCCGAAGCGTCAGCATGGTAACAATACAATGAATAAGATCTTCGACCGAAGCCGGATCGGCGAATGGCAACTGCACTGTGAGCGTACCGGCTGGTCCTGTCAACGTAAGCTGATCCTGCTGTAGTTCGGCCTGATAAACTGCTTTGCGCCCGGTTAGCGACCAGTTCACAAACCGCATATCGGTATTGACCGCTTTGAGCAACAGGTTAACTTCTTCATCAATTTCGGTGTGGTCGCTGCAGTACACGAGTGTGTCGGCATGAATAAAAAGCCGTAATTTTTCGGCAATCTTTTGTTTTCGGGTCCGAAAGCCCTCATCATGAGCCGTACCGATGGTGGTAAAAATACCAATGGTAGGGCGAACGATGGTTTCCAATGCCTGCATCTCATGCAAACGGGAGATGCCTGCCTCGAAGATTCCCAGTGTATGGCTCTCATTAAGTTCATGAACCGACAACGGTACTCCTAACTGGGAGTTATAACTTTTGGGGCTTTTGGCAATCACAAAATCGTCGGTCAGTAATTGCGCCAGCCATTCTTTCACAATGGTTTTACCATTGCTGCCCGTAATGCCAACAACAGGTATGCGAAACTGCCTGCGATGATCGGCCGCCAACAGTTGTATGGTTTGTAAACTGCTTTCGACCTCCACAAAATGCGCATCGGGATAATCCAGAAATTCGGCCCGACGGTCGGGCGTTAGTGCCGACCGTTCTACCACAAAATACCGGATGCCTTTGCGATATAACTCGCCAATAAATTCATGGCCATCGTGATGTTCGCCCTGAATCGCAAAAAACACCGAATTACCCGTTTGGGCACCAGTGGCGTTGTCGCCCACCAGCCTCGAATCGGTAATCCACTGAAAATTAGTTAATTGAAGTTGCTCCGTTGTCATAATTGATTCAAAAACCAGCCCAACTGGCCCTAGCACTCACCGAACACGTTATCGCTTTTTGCTCATTCTGGCCTCAGCCAAACCAGCGCTACATCCAGCCCCGACGCTTAAAATAAATTACCTCGCCAATGGCAATGAGAAGCATCGTAAACATGACCCAAAAGTACCCGGTTTTCGTGTGAAGTTCAGGCATGTTATCGAAGTTCATTCCATAAATTCCGGCAATAAACGTTAGCGGGATAAAAATGGCCGAAACAATGGTGAGGGTTTTCATGACCGAGTTCATGCGATTGCTGACGATGGAATAATACACATCCATCAGTCCCGAAATAAGTTCGCGGTAGGAATCGAGCGTTTCCACAATCTGGTTCACGTGATCGGCCAGGTCGCGCAGATAGGGCAATGTACTATGCTGAATAATAACCGATTCTTCGCGAAGCAGCACCCCAATCACATCGCGAAGTGGATAAACCGTTCGGCGGATAAAGGCTAGTTCGCGCTTCAAAGTATACAGTGATGCCAGTGTTTGCTGGTTGGCCCGCTCATTAACGATGTGCTCTTCGAGCTCGTCCATTTTTTCGCCAATTCGTTCCGTAATCAAAAAATAATGGTCAACAATCACATCCATCAGCGCATAGAGCAGATAGTCGGCTCCGTTGCGCCGGGTTTTTCCGGCCGATGCTTTGATGCGCTCAATAACCGGCTCAAAAATGTCTTTGGTTCGCTCTTCCTGAAACGAAATCAGAAAATGCTGCCCCAGCACCAGACTTACGTGCTCCACATCAATTTCCTGCCGCTGGCGGCTATGATGCAGCATTTTGAGCGTTACATACACGATAGTGTCGTCATATAACTCAATCTTGGGTTTCTGCTCGGTGTTCATGACATCTTCGAGCAGCAACGGATGCAGATGATATTGCTGCCCAATGGCCGATACCACTTTCGGCTCATGAATTCCATCGACATCGACCCAATTGACAAAGGGAGTACCCGAAGCAGGCAACTGGCAAGTACTCAACCGGGCTTTATCGTTCACGTGATATTCCCGCTCGTTATACTCGATGAATTTTATCTGGGTAGCGTGTTCTATTTCCTCCCCTACGTAGGTAAGCGTACCGGGCGAGGTTCCAAATGTTTTCTCGGCCGAACGATAGCGTCGGTGTTTCGACATAGCCAGTGAGTAAATGCGTTGCTGGTTTGTAGTTTTCACTAATGCCTAAATCATGAAAAGGTAACCTTCAACCATAATCGAGTACCTGTCAGAATGTACCAGATACTAGATTTGGGCAATTGCTTAACGACATTGGCCAGAGCCCAAAATATATACTTCGTTAGCAATAAAGCCCTTATCGTTCAATTTTAATCTGAAACAAATAAAATACTTTATTGGGATGCCTTTCAACGAAAACGAATGGCCCAAAAATCAATACTATGCGCCCCGGATTCTGTCCTAAATTGGTTGCGGCAGGCAAATTAGCGATCAGGACAGTAGGTCTGCAAACGATGCCGGTAACGTTTGCATAAAAAAATAGGACAATTCCGGCTTTATATTCAGTATTATCTAGAATTTAATGCGTTTATTAGCAGCACCTAAACTCAAACCATTTACCCAAAACATCAACGGTTATGCTGGCGAACTATCCTTCTGACACCTACCATCGGCGTCATAGCTATGGATTTCCTGATGTTTACACTAGCTCGTCAACTCCTCTTTACCGGCTTCAGTTCGATCCGAAAGACAAAACACCCAAGTATAAGCAGATTGTGCAGTCGGTTATAACCGATATTGAGCGGGGCGTTCTGAAAAACAAGGAGCAATTGCCGTCTATCAGTGAGTTGAGTACTGAATACTATCTGGCTCGCGATACGGTCGAAAAAGCCTACCGGGAACTGCGCGAGAAAGGCTATATCACATCCGTACAGGGGAAAGGGTATTATGTACAGACGCAGACGGCGTCGAAACTCAAAATTCTGCTGATTTTCAATAAGCTTAGTTCCTACAAAAAGATTGTTTACTATGCGTTTCTGAAAGCGCTGGGCGATAAGGCAACCGTCGATTTGCAGATTCATCACTACAGCGCCTATCATTTTCAGGAGATTGTCGAAAAAACCCTGGGCAAATACAACTACTACGTTGTGATGCCGCATTTCACGCAGGATCTCGACAAAGCCGACTACCGGCAGGTTCTCGAACGTATTCCGGCCAGCGAACTTGTGCTGCTGGATAAGGATGTGCTGGGCCTGCCAACTCCTCGTTTATGTGTTCACCAAAGCTTCGACAAAGACATTTGCGAAGCACTGGAAAACGCACGGGATTTATTAAACAAATACCGCCGAATGGTGCTCATTCTGCCCAGCGACGGTAACTATCCGATCGAAATTGCACACGGTTTCCGATCCTTTTGCATTAATTTCAATAAAGAGTTCGCCATCAAAGAACATGCTACCAACGAACTGCTCGAAGCAGCTACGGCCTATCTGGTTGTGGAAGAAACCGACCTGTCGGAACTGATCAAGAAAGTCAGGCAGTCGACCTATACACTGGGCCGGGAAATTGGCATTATCTCCTTCAATGAAACGACTCTCAAGGAATTACTGAACATCACGGTCGTTACGACCGATTTTGAAGCAATGGGTATTACGGCGGCTTCGCTCCTGCTGGATCGTCAGCAAATTAAAGTCAAAAATCCATTTTATATGATCCGACGCGAATCGCTTTAAACAACGTCGACGCTAAAAACTGGCAGGCCTGATCACCACCGGCCCTAACAAACCCGATTCTCGTGCCTGCCAACGACTGGCATCAAATGGCTGGTAGCGAATATCAACCATGTTGATATCGTAAAACTTTTTCCAGCCCGGATGTTGACGGTCAAATAACCGCATATAATTCGCCGACAGATTAGATACATCAATTTCCAATAAATTTCCCGTTGGTTTTAACCGCTTCGCTGGTATGGTCAGTTGAAACGGAATGCACCAGGCTGTTCCAAGGGGTTCACCATTTAAGCGTACATCGGCAACTTCGCGCACATCGCCCAAATCCAGCACATAGTCCTGCACCTTTGCTACTGAAGACGGCCCATCGAATGTCGTTGTATACCGAGCCTTTCCCCAGAAATAACCTGCCGAGTCGGACAGGGATGTCCACGACACAAGCCTGGGCATGGCTGCCGATAACGCAATAGTCGGGCGCCCACTCAAAAATTGCACCTGCCAGGGTTTCTCAAAAACAACCATCGCCGACTTGCTTGTGTCGGCAACCTGCTGCTCCATCAACTCAGGTTGTCCCGGTAGCACAGTAAGGAAACAGGCCTGGCCTGGTTGCAGTGTCAGCAAGACTTCATTGCCCCCGGTTTTTCCGGTTCGAACCGGCACCTGAATCGTCTGATTCGTCAGCGGATCGTAACGGCTGACCCGCCCCGATACCGACAGACTGATCCAGTTCTGGCGAAAGCGATTATTGAGGTTAGCGACAAAATACTGAGTTGTATCGCCATTCCGTTTCCGAATGAACGATAGTCCTTCTGCCGCCCAGGGCTCAACGCGGGTTCCTAACTGACTCAAC harbors:
- a CDS encoding MFS transporter — its product is MFRKRLILIIASISVFFEALDIAIVNLTMPMIQHTFELTTNQVQWLQTLYVLLYGGLLILGGRLADTFGRKRTFLIASSLFLLTSFGAGLAGSFGWLVGFRSLQGVAAALLMPSAISIVTNTFTDTASRSRAIGIVSAFAAIGSGSGLSVGGLVASEYGWQWVFFMNVPVILLTLLLGYRYIPADEPQHESIPDISLGLLLSITITALSYLVHELGQWHTKFIELTLLALLIAGGIVLFVKRNARQAEPLVNFTILKPSLPSVGVFVCLGASFTGYLFLISLLLQSDQHKSAMQAGILLFPFSILSAITGKVLLPILLKRFTIVQIALMGMASLTISALLLLYHIQSVPGNQLPLLLSMACANGIGIALAYSGLTVLSMQQIDEAYHGLASGVATTAYFFGGGLGLSGLSLFLGNDASTDLIVGTKPLSVLAIYAGVGVLILIIYAIRAGKVRRSPVLQTEQQ
- a CDS encoding bifunctional UDP-N-acetylmuramoyl-tripeptide:D-alanyl-D-alanine ligase/alanine racemase; translated protein: MTTEQLQLTNFQWITDSRLVGDNATGAQTGNSVFFAIQGEHHDGHEFIGELYRKGIRYFVVERSALTPDRRAEFLDYPDAHFVEVESSLQTIQLLAADHRRQFRIPVVGITGSNGKTIVKEWLAQLLTDDFVIAKSPKSYNSQLGVPLSVHELNESHTLGIFEAGISRLHEMQALETIVRPTIGIFTTIGTAHDEGFRTRKQKIAEKLRLFIHADTLVYCSDHTEIDEEVNLLLKAVNTDMRFVNWSLTGRKAVYQAELQQDQLTLTGPAGTLTVQLPFADPASVEDLIHCIVTMLTLRAYDAETLQTRLNRLRPVSMRLELKEGINNSVLIDDSYNNDVAGLQLALSFLSQQSTRDHRMVILSDVLQSGQPEGELYEQVAGMMRANSIDQFIGIGPVISRNRHFFADTSLFFETTDEFLTTFSASRVHSSDILVKGARPFSFERIVNRLQRKVHGTVLEINLDALTHNLNYYREKVGSEIKLMVMVKAFAYGSGSAEVAQLLQFHRVDYLAVAYADEGVSLRQQGIDLPIMVMNPSPETFPTLLDYQLEPEIYSMRLLREWGHFVAGINAGMAGNGDGRVLSIALPAIPATKCHLKIDTGMHRLGFLEHEIPAVVDYLRSQPELQVATVFTHLVGADEAQFNAFSKQQYETFLRATATLEAGLGYQPLRHVLNSAGIVRFPEFRLDMVRLGIGLYGVESSQIDKNAVRPVGTLHTVISQIKTVPAGESIGYSRRGVLNHEARIATLAIGYADGYDRRLGNGVGHVWVNGTRCPTVGNICMDMTMIDVTQATAAEGDDVIIFGNDIPITELAQQIGSIPYEILTGVSERVKRVFFKEGN
- the corA gene encoding magnesium/cobalt transporter CorA, which gives rise to MSKHRRYRSAEKTFGTSPGTLTYVGEEIEHATQIKFIEYNEREYHVNDKARLSTCQLPASGTPFVNWVDVDGIHEPKVVSAIGQQYHLHPLLLEDVMNTEQKPKIELYDDTIVYVTLKMLHHSRQRQEIDVEHVSLVLGQHFLISFQEERTKDIFEPVIERIKASAGKTRRNGADYLLYALMDVIVDHYFLITERIGEKMDELEEHIVNERANQQTLASLYTLKRELAFIRRTVYPLRDVIGVLLREESVIIQHSTLPYLRDLADHVNQIVETLDSYRELISGLMDVYYSIVSNRMNSVMKTLTIVSAIFIPLTFIAGIYGMNFDNMPELHTKTGYFWVMFTMLLIAIGEVIYFKRRGWM
- a CDS encoding GntR family transcriptional regulator; this encodes MLANYPSDTYHRRHSYGFPDVYTSSSTPLYRLQFDPKDKTPKYKQIVQSVITDIERGVLKNKEQLPSISELSTEYYLARDTVEKAYRELREKGYITSVQGKGYYVQTQTASKLKILLIFNKLSSYKKIVYYAFLKALGDKATVDLQIHHYSAYHFQEIVEKTLGKYNYYVVMPHFTQDLDKADYRQVLERIPASELVLLDKDVLGLPTPRLCVHQSFDKDICEALENARDLLNKYRRMVLILPSDGNYPIEIAHGFRSFCINFNKEFAIKEHATNELLEAATAYLVVEETDLSELIKKVRQSTYTLGREIGIISFNETTLKELLNITVVTTDFEAMGITAASLLLDRQQIKVKNPFYMIRRESL